Below is a genomic region from Chloracidobacterium sp..
CACAACCGCCGCAACAGAGCTGCTTACGGCGCTGCGCCGGATTTGCTATGGGCTTGAGCTAGTCGCCCGCCAACAACGGCAAACCCTGCGGATCGGGGCTGAAGACCAAGTGCCGTCGGTGATGCTTTCGTCCATTGGCCGCCAAGCCTTGTGGTTGGTCGTACGGTCTATGCTGCGCGCCGCCCCTGAAGGAACGACAATCACGATTAGCGCTGATCAGCGAGAGAAGGTACTACAGCTTTCAGTGAGCAGTGATCAGGCACTAGATGAGTCTGTTACTTCAGGCGCTCTCAACTTGGCACGATTGCTTATGACGCGCGATGGCGGCGCGTTGACCCTAGAGCGCGCCACCGACGGGTGGCGAATTGTCCTCCAAGTTCCAACAACGCCGTCGTCCTCAACCGTGGGAACGCCAACTTTCGCCTACCCACCCGACGCCTCGTCGGGTTCATCCGAGGTTCTGTCGGGCGTTACGCAGGCTGCGCCTTCTACGGGGGCAGCCGCTAAGAAGGTTCTTGTTATTGACGACGATGAAAACTTACTCAAGTTGCTTGGGGCGGTTGTCAGCGCCGCCGGTTACAAGACCTACTTAGCCACAAGCGGCGCGCGCGGGTTGGAGGCGGCGCGCGCGCTGTCGCCAGACATTGTTTTGCTAGACATCGGTATGCCGGGCATGGATGGTTTTGCGACCTTCAACGCACTGCGTGTCGAGCCGTGTTTGGCGCACGCTAAAATTATCGCGCTGACGGCGTATACCAGCACGTCTGAGCGGGAACGCATCGCCCGCCACGGCTTTGACGGTTTTATTCCGAAACCGTTCAAACGCGAGCAGTTGATTCAAGTCCTTTCCGAGCTTTCGGTTTAGTCAAAGGGGTACAGTATGTCGAGAACCCGCCCTATGCTATTGGAACAGGCTGAGCTGGAGAAACAGCTTGGCGAGTTGCCAGCCTGGCAGTGTCGGGATGGTCGTTTGACGCGCACGCTGACCTTCCGCAACTTTGCCGATGCTCTGACGTTCGTCAACCAAGTCGGAAAGTTAGCGGAGGAAGCTGACCATCATCCTGACATCTGCCTACATGACTGGAACCGGGTTACATTGACACTTTGGACGCACGACGCCGGCGGCCTAACCATGCGTGACGTAAGCCTTGCCCACAAAATTGATACGCTCGTTGGCTGAAGGGCGCGAGGGCGCGCAAGGACAGCGGTAAAGACGGTTCCTAGGTGAGCTTTGTCTAGTGGGCATCGGACCAAATGTGTTCCAGAAACTGTTTTCAAGGGGATGTAGCGCTATAACACCAGCTTCACAGACTGTCTTGCCAGTAGCTTGACCGCATAACCGTCGCCGATGGCGGGTTGACTTGCTTCCATACCGGGATGTCAGGCCGAGCAACATTTTGCTTGTGCGGCAGTCGGACGGGAAGGAACAGGTGGTGTTGATTGATTTTGGGATTGCGCGGCCGACGGGCGGGGACGGGAGCGATGCCTTGCGGACGATGACGGCGGTGGGGCTGGGGACGGTGGCGTACGCGGCGCCGGAGCAGTTCAGCGGGTCGGGGAAGGTGACGGCGGCGTGCGATGTGCATGCGTTTGCGGTGGTGGCGTATGAGTTGCTGACGGGGCGGCGGCCGTATGGCGAGATGGGTTTAGGGGCGGCGTTGGAGGAGCAGCGGCGTGGTGGGTTGAAGGAGCGGGTTTCGGCGGTGCGCCCTGAGGTAACGGAAGAGGTGGATGAGTTGTTGGCGGCTGGTTTGAGGTATGAAGCGGCGCGCGGCCGGGGGATATTCGAGCGTTTTCGAGACGGCTGGCGGAGGCGTTGCGGGGTGCGGGTGCGGGCGTGCGGACGGTGGCGGCGAGCGCGG
It encodes:
- a CDS encoding response regulator produces the protein MSHVPPPTDENLARLPATPLPFNVLRSLSHELRAPLSAILGWTEWLAEKAGEAEQWQEGIQHIRSAAERMLQLLDDYSDLARLGEQDESTTAATELLTALRRICYGLELVARQQRQTLRIGAEDQVPSVMLSSIGRQALWLVVRSMLRAAPEGTTITISADQREKVLQLSVSSDQALDESVTSGALNLARLLMTRDGGALTLERATDGWRIVLQVPTTPSSSTVGTPTFAYPPDASSGSSEVLSGVTQAAPSTGAAAKKVLVIDDDENLLKLLGAVVSAAGYKTYLATSGARGLEAARALSPDIVLLDIGMPGMDGFATFNALRVEPCLAHAKIIALTAYTSTSERERIARHGFDGFIPKPFKREQLIQVLSELSV
- a CDS encoding 4a-hydroxytetrahydrobiopterin dehydratase — translated: MLLEQAELEKQLGELPAWQCRDGRLTRTLTFRNFADALTFVNQVGKLAEEADHHPDICLHDWNRVTLTLWTHDAGGLTMRDVSLAHKIDTLVG
- a CDS encoding protein kinase, coding for MLPYRDVRPSNILLVRQSDGKEQVVLIDFGIARPTGGDGSDALRTMTAVGLGTVAYAAPEQFSGSGKVTAACDVHAFAVVAYELLTGRRPYGEMGLGAALEEQRRGGLKERVSAVRPEVTEEVDELLAAGLRYEAARGRGIFERFRDGWRRRCGVRVRACGRWRRARGRRLVGLQVKSPRELAQIKWVRGCVCRRRWGRMGGSLT